GAATGAAAACGGATGAATGAAAGCGGATGAATGGAAACGCGCCTTGCCATGCCGGCAGAGCGGCACAGCAAGGCGCGAATCTCGATGGCGCTCAGCCTGACATCTGACCGAAGCGGCCGCTGTTGAAATCATCGACCGCCTGCGCGATTTCCTCCCGGCTGTTCATCACGAACGGGCCGTAGCCGACGATCGGTTCGTCGATCGGCTCGCCGGCGAGGAGCAGCACGACGGCGTCGTTGTTGGCCTCGATCGAGAGCGAGGTGCCGGCGCGGTCGAGCACCACCATCTGCGCTTCGCGCGCGACCGCGTCGCCATTGACCAGGATCGTCCCGCGCAGCACGATCAGCGCCGTGTTCCAGCCATCGGGTTGACGCAACTCGCTGAGGCTGCCCTGCTTCAGCCGCATGTCCCACACGTTCATCGGCGTAAAGCTGCGCGCCGGCCCGGCCTTGCCGTCATGGTCGCCGGCAATCACGCGCACCGTGCCGGCATCGTCGGGCAGCGCCACTACCGGAATCTCGCGGTCGAGAATGGCCTGATAGCCGGGCGCGGCCATCTTCTGCTTCGCCGGCAGGTTCACCCACAGCTGCACCATTTCCAGCGTGCCGCCGGATTGCGTGAAGGCGTCGGAATGAAACTCCTCATGCAGAATGCCGCCGCCGGCCGTCATCCACTGCACGTCGCCGGGACCGATCACGCCGCCCTTGCCGGTGGAGTCGCGGTGCGCGACCTCGCCCTTGTAGACGATGGTGACGGTTTCGAAGCCGCGATGCGGATGCTGCCCGACACCGCGCGGACGCTCGCCGCGCTCGAACTCCATCGGCCCGGCGTAATCCAGCAGCAGGAAGGGGCTGAGCTGCTTGCCATGGCTTTGATAGGAAAACATCGAACGCACCGGGAAGCCGTCGCCGACCCAATGCTGGTGCGGGGCGCTGTAGACGCCGAGAACTTTTTTCATGCCCATCTCCTTGTGAAGACCATCACGAACATCGTTCCGGTAGTATGGATTCGAAACGATGAGGCCGGTAGACCGCAAAATTCGGCTTCACTGTCCCACCCATGGAACGATGAGGCCGCCATGCAGGATTTGAACGATCTTTATTACTACGCGCAGGTGGTCGATCACGGCGGCTTCGCGCCTGCCGGGCGGGCGCTGGGCATGCCGAAATCGACATTGAGCCGGCGCATCGCGCTGCTGGAAGAAAGGCTGGGCGTGCGGCTGATCCAGCGTTCCACGCGGCATTTTTCCGTGACCGAAATCGGCCAGACCTATTACGAGCATTGCAAGGCGATGCTGATGGAAGCCGAGGCGGCGCAGGAGGCGATCGAGGTGACGCAGGCCGAACCGCGCGGCATCGTGCGCATGACTTGCCCGATTGCCTTGCTGCACGCCAATGTCGGCGCGATGCTGGCCGATTTCATGGCCGCCCATCCGCGCGTGACGGTGCATCTGGAAGCGACCAACCGCCGCGTCGATCCGGTCAGCGAGGCGATCGACGTTGCGCTCCGCGTGCGTCCGCCGCCGCTGCAGGACAGCGAGCTGGTCATGCGCGTGCTGGCCGATCGCGGCCAGTGCCTGCTCGCCAGCCCCGCGCTGCTGGCGCGGCATCCCGCACCGCATGCGCCGGCCGATCTGGCCGACTGGCCCAGCCTTGCGCTGGGCACACCGCAGCAAAGCCATTTGTGGAGCCTGTTCGGACCGGACGGCGCGCATGCCGCCATCCATCACACGCCACGCTTCGTCACCGGCGACATGATTGCGCTGATCCATGCCGCGTTGGCCGGCGTCGGCGTGGTGCAGCTGCCGACGATGTTCATTCGCCCGCAGCTGGCGCAGGGATCGCTGGTGCCCCTGCTGCCGGAGTGGGCGCCGCGACGCGAGATCGTCCACGCGGTGTTTCCGTCGCGGCGCGGGCTGCTGCCTTCTGTGCGCAGCCTGATCGAGTATCTGGCGCAGCGCTTCGCCGCGCTCGACGAGGATTAAACGACGCAACGGCGCGACAAATCGCGCACGCGGGCGCACAATGAACGCCATCCCCGACCAACGTTTCTGCCATGCCCGACCTCCCGCGCGACGATCTCCGCCCTGTTCCGC
The Noviherbaspirillum cavernae DNA segment above includes these coding regions:
- a CDS encoding pirin family protein — protein: MKKVLGVYSAPHQHWVGDGFPVRSMFSYQSHGKQLSPFLLLDYAGPMEFERGERPRGVGQHPHRGFETVTIVYKGEVAHRDSTGKGGVIGPGDVQWMTAGGGILHEEFHSDAFTQSGGTLEMVQLWVNLPAKQKMAAPGYQAILDREIPVVALPDDAGTVRVIAGDHDGKAGPARSFTPMNVWDMRLKQGSLSELRQPDGWNTALIVLRGTILVNGDAVAREAQMVVLDRAGTSLSIEANNDAVVLLLAGEPIDEPIVGYGPFVMNSREEIAQAVDDFNSGRFGQMSG
- a CDS encoding LysR family transcriptional regulator is translated as MQDLNDLYYYAQVVDHGGFAPAGRALGMPKSTLSRRIALLEERLGVRLIQRSTRHFSVTEIGQTYYEHCKAMLMEAEAAQEAIEVTQAEPRGIVRMTCPIALLHANVGAMLADFMAAHPRVTVHLEATNRRVDPVSEAIDVALRVRPPPLQDSELVMRVLADRGQCLLASPALLARHPAPHAPADLADWPSLALGTPQQSHLWSLFGPDGAHAAIHHTPRFVTGDMIALIHAALAGVGVVQLPTMFIRPQLAQGSLVPLLPEWAPRREIVHAVFPSRRGLLPSVRSLIEYLAQRFAALDED